The proteins below come from a single Anaerolineales bacterium genomic window:
- the mazG gene encoding nucleoside triphosphate pyrophosphohydrolase, with product MSALDNEDESALREELGDLLLQIILHAQIATEAGTFTMADVVAYVQEKIIRRHPHVFAGLDVEGVDQVLQNWESLKAAERKEHQEDRGLLDGIPQNFPALSQAAEIQSRVVRVGFDWPDLTGVEGKVQEEMQEVAQAATPAERVGEIGDLLFAVVNYARWIDVDAEAALREANLRFRRRFRELEREASRQGRELSGMTLEEMDSLWEAVKSKEG from the coding sequence TTGAGCGCACTGGATAATGAGGACGAAAGCGCCTTGCGCGAGGAATTGGGGGATCTGCTGCTGCAGATTATCCTGCACGCCCAGATCGCCACAGAAGCAGGAACTTTCACGATGGCCGATGTCGTGGCATACGTCCAGGAAAAGATCATCCGCCGCCATCCGCATGTTTTCGCCGGCCTGGATGTGGAAGGCGTGGATCAGGTGCTTCAAAATTGGGAGAGTTTGAAGGCCGCAGAACGAAAGGAACACCAGGAGGACAGGGGCTTGCTTGACGGCATTCCACAGAACTTTCCGGCGCTCTCTCAGGCTGCGGAAATTCAATCGCGTGTGGTGCGCGTCGGTTTCGACTGGCCCGACCTTACCGGGGTGGAGGGGAAGGTGCAGGAGGAAATGCAGGAAGTCGCCCAAGCCGCAACACCGGCGGAACGGGTTGGAGAGATCGGCGATTTATTGTTCGCTGTAGTAAACTATGCCCGCTGGATTGATGTGGATGCGGAAGCCGCATTGCGCGAAGCGAATCTGCGCTTTCGGCGGCGTTTCCGGGAGTTGGAACGGGAGGCCTCCCGCCAGGGACGCGAGCTCAGCGGGATGACGCTAGAGGAGATGGACTCGCTTTGGGAAGCGGTCAAGTCGAAAGAGGGATGA
- the rplM gene encoding 50S ribosomal protein L13 has translation MQKTYYPKPGDVTKSWYLVDATDQNLGRMATRIAQVLLGKNKPQFTPGVDLGDFVIVINAEKVTVTGNKLDDKFYYRYSGYPGGMKSVNLRNQLAKFPDRVIKSAVWGMLPHNRHGRRIMKNLRIYAGAQHPHAAQKPEKMDLD, from the coding sequence TGACGAAATCGTGGTACCTCGTCGATGCCACGGATCAAAACTTGGGCCGCATGGCGACCCGCATCGCGCAGGTCTTGCTTGGAAAGAACAAACCGCAGTTCACCCCCGGCGTGGACCTGGGTGATTTCGTGATCGTTATCAACGCGGAGAAAGTTACGGTCACCGGGAATAAGCTCGACGATAAATTCTACTACCGCTATTCCGGATACCCGGGCGGCATGAAGAGCGTCAATCTCCGCAACCAACTGGCGAAATTCCCGGACAGGGTCATCAAGTCCGCCGTCTGGGGAATGCTGCCCCACAACCGGCACGGCCGAAGGATTATGAAGAATCTTCGCATTTATGCCGGCGCGCAGCATCCACATGCCGCACAAAAGCCGGAGAAAATGGATTTGGATTAG
- a CDS encoding SAM-dependent methyltransferase, which produces MEKGIIVIGLGPGDPHLLTREAWDVLSDAVELHLRTGFHPIVPALPVHLEVNTFDSLYDELDSFEAVYAAIVDRLIDLAANSNPVVYGVPGDPTVGEATVVELRHRTKELGIPLRIIHGVSFCEPCLNLLGVDALDGLFIADALELAARHHPMFPPDSPALIGQLYDRMVAADVKLTLMNQYPDEHDVILLHESGTSQAKVEELPLHRIDQSEQIGSLTALFVPALEKSSAFENASFAAAPFDGRGLRNFERTG; this is translated from the coding sequence GTGGAAAAAGGTATCATCGTCATCGGATTGGGCCCCGGAGATCCCCATTTGTTGACCCGGGAGGCGTGGGATGTGCTCTCGGATGCCGTCGAGCTGCATCTACGGACCGGATTTCACCCGATCGTGCCGGCGCTGCCGGTGCACCTCGAGGTGAATACGTTCGATTCCTTGTACGACGAGCTCGACAGTTTCGAGGCGGTTTATGCGGCCATCGTGGATCGGCTGATCGACCTGGCAGCCAATTCAAACCCGGTCGTATACGGCGTACCCGGAGATCCGACGGTCGGCGAAGCGACGGTGGTCGAGTTGCGGCATCGTACGAAGGAATTGGGGATACCGCTGCGCATCATCCACGGCGTGAGTTTCTGCGAGCCCTGTTTGAATCTGCTGGGCGTGGATGCATTAGATGGCTTGTTCATCGCCGATGCCCTGGAACTGGCCGCCCGGCATCATCCTATGTTTCCTCCGGATTCACCTGCCCTGATCGGTCAGTTGTACGACCGCATGGTGGCGGCCGATGTCAAACTGACTCTGATGAATCAATACCCCGACGAGCACGACGTGATACTGCTGCACGAGAGCGGCACGTCACAGGCGAAAGTAGAAGAGCTGCCTCTGCATCGGATCGATCAGAGCGAACAGATCGGCAGTCTCACGGCATTGTTCGTGCCGGCCCTCGAGAAATCATCGGCTTTTGAAAACGCATCGTTCGCTGCGGCCCCATTTGATGGAAGAGGCCTACGAAACTTTGAGCGCACTGGATAA
- the rpsI gene encoding 30S ribosomal protein S9, which yields MSEYFEGIGRRKTSTARVRVSPGNGQFLVNNKPAEEYFTRVGDMDLILAPLRDAEMEGKLDISVHVNGGGVTGQTGAVRHGIARALLVMDKSLRPAMRSGGHLTRDARMKERKKPGLKRARKAPTYTKR from the coding sequence ATGAGCGAATATTTTGAAGGAATTGGCCGCAGGAAAACCAGCACTGCCCGCGTGCGTGTCTCGCCAGGCAATGGCCAGTTCTTGGTAAACAACAAGCCTGCGGAGGAGTATTTCACCCGCGTAGGTGACATGGATCTGATCTTGGCGCCGCTGCGCGATGCGGAAATGGAAGGGAAACTGGATATTTCCGTTCACGTCAATGGTGGCGGCGTCACGGGTCAAACGGGTGCGGTGCGCCACGGGATTGCGCGTGCGCTGCTGGTGATGGATAAATCTCTACGGCCGGCGATGCGAAGCGGCGGTCATCTCACGCGCGATGCTCGCATGAAAGAGCGCAAAAAGCCAGGTTTGAAACGAGCCCGCAAGGCGCCGACGTATACCAAACGCTGA